The DNA sequence GATGCGCTGCCATTGATCGAATCGTTCGCCTTCGGAGAGAGAAGAGTGCCACAGAGCCACGTTTCGCCCAAAATGAGCGCGCAGGCGTCGGCCGAGCATAGGCGTCAGCGCGATCTCCGGCACCAGCATGAGCGCCGTCTTCCCGCGCGCGAGCGCATGATGGATGGCGCGGATGTAGACCTCGGTCTTGCCGCTTCCGGTCACACCGTGCAGCAGAAACGCCGCGTATGTCCCGTCGTCGAGCTTTCGCGTGATTTGCTCGAGCGCCGCCTGCTGTTCCGGCGTCAGCTCGAACCATTCGGGGGGAGAGATTTCGACGTGCGCGAGTGGATCTCGTGCGACCGGTCGAGAGAAGATGCGAACGAGGCCTTCCTGTTGAAGGGCGCGAATCGTGGCTGGGCGCACGCCGATTTGTTCGGCGACTTCCCGCAAGGGGAGAGGCTCGCGAGCGTCCTGCAGTAGGGCCTGAAGGCGCGCCCTCATTCGCGCATGTCGCCGTGGGCTCGCGCGCTCGGCGTCTCCATCAGCCCCATTCCCTTCGGACACGCGAGGCGGGCCGATCCACACGACGACTTCCTCTTGCTTGGGCTTCACGCGCGGTTCGACGATCGCGTATTGGCGCGAAATCTCGCCGCGTCGCTCTAGTTCCCGCAGCGTCGTCTGTGCTCGCTGCGCGCCAAACTGCTTGGCGAATTGGGAGGCGGGGAGCGAGGCTGCCGAAGCGAGCTGCGCCAGAATATGCGCGCGTCGCGAACGCTTCTGTCGTCCGCTCGTCATCTCCGCTAAAGCCGCACGCCCGCGTTCGGTGATCGAGAAGACTTCCGCGACGGCTGAGGTGAGTCCTGGCGGTACGGCCGCCCGAATGACTTCCCCCCACGGGGCGAAATAATACTCAGCGACCCACCGCGTTAACTCCAATAGATCGGGAGTGAGAAGTGGCGTCTCGTCTAGGACGGCCAAAATCGGCTTAATGGCCGATTCCTCCAAATAGGGCGGGGGCTCTTCCATCAGCGCGACAACAAACCCCACGAGCACCTTCGCGCCAAATGGCACGACGACCCGCGCACCCACGGGAGCCGTCATCCCCTCGGGCACCCGATAGGTGAATGTCCGGTGGGTCTTCACCGCGAGAGCGACATCCGCGAACATCGCGTTCTCCTCTCATTCTACGGCTTCTCGCGCCGCATTGCTATTGCGCGTCGAGGATTTGAACGCCGGGAGGGATCGTGAGCGCGAAGGCGGAACGTGAGGCGGGCACGTTCTCCCGAATGTTCGAAAAGAGGAAGTCCGAGCGCGCACCGTCCAACTCGCGAATTGAGACGCGAACGACGTGAAGCGATGTGGGGGAGATCTCGGCGATCAATTCGGAGAAGCCGAGCCGCGTATCTTTGGGGATGAATCGCAAGATGAGATTACCCGCCTGAAGCGGCGGCGGATTGTGGATCCGCTCGATGCGCGCGAACAGACGGCGCAGGTTCAGCTCGCCGAGCAGGAAGGCGAAGGCGGCCTTGATGTCCTCAGCCTCGCGAATCTTCGCGCGAATGACCTGTCGCTCGGCCGGCACATAGAGGTAGACGTGCGTACCATCGGAGATGAAGAGCTTTTCCTCGGGCTGGCGATAATGCCACCGCATGCGGCGCGGGCGCGCTAGGAGAACCGTCCCTTCCTCGCGACGCGGGGGCGAGCCGGCCGCTATGTAGATTTGCACGAAATCGGCCGACAGCGTGCGCACACTCGCGTATTTCGCTTGAAGGGCTGTGAGCACTTGATCCAGAGATGGTGGTTTCGTCTGCGCGAGCGCTGGCACTCGAAGGAATTCGCCAAGAAGCAGGAGGATCAGGACGAGATATCCACGCGCGCGCATGGGAATCATCGCCGGCGACGCTCGCGGAAATTCTCGACCAACTGTCGCGCCTGCGGGATGGCCTCTAACGCGCGGTGAACCTGCTCATCGGATTCGAGGATCACGCGGGTGGCCGCATCAATCCCGAAGCGCGCGGTGGCCAGTTCCTCTCGCATCTTCTGGCGCACATAGTCGAGATGCGTGCGAATGTCCATCTCCGTTACGCCCAGATCGTTTCGCCGAGTGGCGAATGCGATGAAGGCTTCGATCAGCGAGTCGCTCACCTCGATGAAGAGATCCTTCGGAGAGGCGGGCTCTCGCTGTCGCTCAATTCGGAAGTATTCGAACCGCGGGATGCGTCCGTTGACGAGATGGCGCATGAACTCGAACACCGCACCGAAGAGTCGGGAGCGCACGGGATCGGATGTCACG is a window from the Blastocatellia bacterium genome containing:
- a CDS encoding outer membrane lipoprotein carrier protein LolA — encoded protein: MRARGYLVLILLLLGEFLRVPALAQTKPPSLDQVLTALQAKYASVRTLSADFVQIYIAAGSPPRREEGTVLLARPRRMRWHYRQPEEKLFISDGTHVYLYVPAERQVIRAKIREAEDIKAAFAFLLGELNLRRLFARIERIHNPPPLQAGNLILRFIPKDTRLGFSELIAEISPTSLHVVRVSIRELDGARSDFLFSNIRENVPASRSAFALTIPPGVQILDAQ